One part of the Rutidosis leptorrhynchoides isolate AG116_Rl617_1_P2 chromosome 1, CSIRO_AGI_Rlap_v1, whole genome shotgun sequence genome encodes these proteins:
- the LOC139882006 gene encoding abscisic acid receptor PYL4-like translates to MNMLSNPQNSQSFFTPGGTTGCNHKQTTFQPTNRIPDSIARYHTHPITQNQCCSAVIQHINAPVSTVWSVVRRFDNPQAYKHFVKSCNVLNGNGDVGTLRQVHVISGLPAANSTERLEILDDEQHVLSFSVVGGDHRLENYRSVTTLHPATNGNGTTVVESYVVDIPHGNTKDETLGFVDTIVKCNLQSLAKTVENKMRIRN, encoded by the coding sequence aTGAACATGCTTTccaacccacaaaactcacaatcTTTCTTCACACCCGGTGGCACCACCGGTTGCAACCACAAACAAACCACGTTCCAACCCACCAACCGCATCCCTGACTCAATCGCTCGATACCACACCCACCCAATCACTCAAAACCAATGTTGCTCAGCTGTCATCCAACACATCAACGCCCCAGTTTCCACCGTTTGGTCCGTTGTTCGCCGTTTCGACAACCCACAAGCTTACAAACACTTTGTTAAAAGTTGTAACGTTTTAAACGGTAACGGAGACGTTGGAACTTTACGTCAAGTTCACGTTATTTCTGGTCTTCCAGCTGCTAACTCAACTGAACGGTTAGAAATACTTGATGATGAACAACATGTGCTAAGTTTTAGTGTTGTTGGTGGTGATCATAGGCTTGAAAATTATCGTTCGGTTACTACTTTACATCCTGCAACCAATGGAAATGGGACAACTGTTGTTGAATCTTATGTTGTTGATATACCACATGGGAATACAAAAGATGAAACTTTAGGGTTTGTTGATACTATTGTTAAGTGTAATCTTCAATCTTTAGCTAAGACGGTTGAGAACAAAATGAGGATTCGAAATTAG
- the LOC139845165 gene encoding uncharacterized protein: MVWDGSNWVLNSCWSRAPSGRAISELKDLQQLVRGISLQVGKNDQWEWSMGAKGVFKTCILSKKLDCCIISNSSTSSGALRNVLVPKNVEVFIWRVLKGRIPVLVELDKRGVDLHSARCTNCDNDIECISRSLLSCEKVNNVWKKIFDWWEVTRPPILDLRPLLEGNLGQFSSDVGKKVWQAVIWTCVYLMRKFRNEKVFKKKDWCVPVAVCDIQIKSFEWVAKRYKTQAIYWNSWLHNPRNISFN; this comes from the coding sequence ATGGTGTGGGATGGGTCAAATTGGGTCTTAAACAGTTGCTGGTCTCGAGCACCATCTGGTCGTGCCATCAGTGAGTTGAAAGATCTGCAGCAGCTTGTTCGTGGGATATCTCTTCAGGTTGGGAAAAATGATCAATGGGAGTGGTCAATGGGTGCAAAAGGTGTCTTCAAAACTTGTATTTTATCAAAAAAGCTTGACTGTTGTATCATTTCAAACTCGTCTACATCTTCGGGTGCTCTTCGTAATGTACTTGTACCAAAGAATGTAGAGGTGTTTATTTGGAGAGTCTTAAAAGGTAGAATCCCGGTTTTGGTTGAATTGGATAAGAGGGGTGTCGACCTACACTCGGCTCGTTGTACAAATTGTGATAACGATATTGAGTGTATTAGTCGTTCCCTTTTATCTTGCGAAAAAGTAAATAATGTTTGGAAGAAAATCTTTGATTGGTGGGAAGTTACTCGGCCACCTATCTTGGATTTGCGTCCTCTTCTAGAAGGAAACTTGGGTCAATTTAGTTCGGATGTGGGTAAAAAGGTTTGGCAAGCGGTTATTTGGACATGCGTCTATCTTATGCGGAAGTTTCGTAATGAGAAAGTATTCAAGAAAAAAGATTGGTGTGTCCCGGTTGCTGTTTGTGATATTCAAATCAAGAGCTTTGAATGGGTTGCGAAAAGATACAAAACGCAAGCTATCTATTGGAATTCTTGGTTGCATAATCCTCGTAACATTTCTTTTAATTAA
- the LOC139845156 gene encoding uncharacterized protein yields the protein MKLKNIARKGDKVYDDQINCKNCVRKRDNSRKGGSRKSSKSVGLSVGGFINDVELKEFGEEIGLRWPNHQDKKKLWDSLDSLMDGIDTGWVICGDFNEVRDRSDRLNCVFHEARARRFNEFIIRNNLIEIPIVGRKFTRVSDDGSKLSKLDRFFVTDNFITLWKDLSICALDRKELDHCPLLLRDGIIDYGPKPFKIFDEWLFKEGVDRVIIDGWNKDVRCSKKDCIFRDKLKNVKGELKIWSRKEFGNLDEEINVLKNIVATWEQKAENGPLSDSDRLCWLQAHSHQNSGQFTSSGGPIRDSGQPIATVGPLPQPGPDDIPIHIPPYTNDSNRSAYGPAGPDLKILSSEHAILLEHTFSECEMILWLPFMSFGNKLLSNRLRKVIPNLVGFEQSAFIRGRNILDGALIANETVSYLKNNHSKSLIFKVDFEKAFDCLSWDFLMEVMELMGFRAKWRGWILSCLKSASISVLVNGSPTSEFKLERGVRQGDPLSPFLFIIVAEGLNVMTKKAVYKKNFIGVEIGSGKILISHLQYADDTIFFGEWSARNLRNLFKILVL from the exons ATGAAATTAAAGAACATAGCTCGTAAAGGCGATAAAGTTTATGATGACCAAATTAATTGTAAGAATTGTGTGCGTAAGAGGGATAATTCGAGGAAAGGCGGGTCACGCAAATCTAGCAAGAGTGTAGGATTGTCTGTGGGTGGGTTTATCAATGATGTGGAACTGAAAGAATTTGGTGAGGAGATTGGACTTCGCTGGCCTAATCACCA GGATAAAAAGAAACTATGGGACTCTCTTGATTCTCTTATGGATGGAATTGATACGGGTTGGGTCATATGTGGTGATTTCAATGAAGTTCGTGATCGTAGTGATAGACTTAATTGTGTTTTCCATGAGGCTAGAGCAAGAAGATTCAATGAGTTTATTATTAGAAACAACTTAATTGAGATACCGATTGTGGGAAGGAAATTTACTCGGGTTAGTGATGATGGGTCTAAGTTAAGTAAACTTGATCGTTTTTTTGTAACCGATAATTTTATTACGCTATGGAAAGATCTTTCAATATGTGCGCTTGATAGAAAGGAATTGGATCATTGCCCGCTCCTTCTTCGTGATGGTATAATAGATTATGGTCCTAAACCATTTAAAATTTTTGATGAATGGTTATTCAAAGAGGGGGTTGATAGGGTTATTATTGATGGGTGGAATAAAGATGTCCGTTGCTCCAAAAAAGATTGTATCTTCCGTGACAAACTTAAGAATGTTAAAGGAGAGTTAAAAATTTGGAGTCGTAAAGAATTCGGCAACTTAGACGAAGAAATAAATGTCCTTAAAAATATTGTTGCTACTTGGGAACAAAAGGCTGAAAATGGCCCACTTTCAGATAGTGATCGTCTATGTTGGTTGCAAGCTC ACTCACATCAAAATTCTGGACAGTTTACAAGCTCAGGTGGCCCAATTCGTGATTCTGGGCAGCCCATAGCCACTGTTGGGCCTCTTCCACAGCCTGGGCCTGATGACATTCCTATTCATATTCCTCCCTACACTAATGATAGTAACCGTAGTGCTTATGGGCCTGCTGGGCCTGATCTAAAAATTTTATCTAGTGAACATGCTATACTTTTGGAACATACTTTCTCTGAGTGTGAG ATGATCTTATGGTTGCCATTCATGAGTTTTGGGAATAAG TTACTCTCAAATCGTCTTAGAAAGGTTATCCCAAATCTTGTCGGCTTTGAACAAAGTGCATTCATTAGAGGTCGGAACATCCTTGACGGGGCTTTAATTGCAAATGAGACAGTTTCTTATTTAAAAAATAATCATTCGAAAAGTCTAATTTTCAAGGTTGATTTTGAGAAGGCCTTTGATTGCTTGAGTTGGGATTTCTTGATGGAAGTGATGGAACTTATGGGGTTCAGGGCTAAGTGGAGGGGATGGATTCTATCATGTCTTAAGTCAGCTTCAATATCGGTTCTTGTTAATGGGTCTCCTACTAGTGAATTCAAGTTAGAACGCGGGGTTAGACAAGGAGATCCGTTATCTCCCTTCCTTTTCATTATTGTTGCGGAAGGTTTAAATGTGATGACTAAAAAAGCCGTTTATAAAAAGAACTTCATTGGCGTTGAAATTGGTTCCGGTAAGATCCTCATCTCtcatctccaatatgcggacgaCACGATTTTCTTTGGTGAATGGAGTGCGAGAAACCTTCGGAATTTATTCAAAATTCTCGTGCTTTGA